Proteins from a single region of Planktothrix tepida PCC 9214:
- a CDS encoding NACHT domain-containing protein yields the protein MPDSYDLTQLDSNTFEHLVNLITLRVLGPGSTGFAPGSDGGRDGYFEGEAPYPSETERWSGCWYIQSKFHKPHLSKDPQKWLLEKIKEEIKEFEDPDSKRQWADNWIIATNIDPSGVPETGSFDQARKLVTEACPKLENRFHIWGGRKILDFLALHSEISDYYRHFLTPGKILTEIYNQIKDAQAEVKTILRFLVLSPFDDQQHTKLEQAAPPGSTIERPGIHDLFIDLPFRSKEHALKDLVMQMLVCTSAKCHRFDEEQLDTEEWQLWYRHPSRARVWFIKGGPGQGKSTIGQYFCQIQRAALILQKDSVLSRLASKYKNLAKEIQKVAEKHGFWTGKPRIPISIELKEFAQWFGQKDKSTSRGVLTYLAEWISVGVEQQVTTGTLKRILASHSWVIVFDGLDEVPQDVKDAVALEVCRFVDKISCEANADLLTICTSRPQGYSDQFADLDNSTIELINLSPDQALACAKPVLELERSPSEAKKCFQILESAIDSPAVRQLMTTPLQAHIMAVVVRDGERPPERKWKLFANFYQVIKRREANRNLPDKRLAKLLREQDQLLKTVHNRLGFVLHARAELSKGAQTKLERDEFEKLVTGAVKQMVETEVDETIKVLMEATTDRLVLVSTPDDGNHVRFDIRPLQEFFAAEFLYESVSAEKLRQRIEMIAGDAHWREVMHFLLSALVENNRPTELAVTVQVLESLNEGDQESLRLLGRRLGRGAILAARLLQEGVLDEDKRIRQQFRKCLEPLAGFTETDLLRGLIQVNRPDSQSWLYNFLISLLQDNNPTESIGAAIVLSQILPDDHTKKQEVVNFLLASPSNYLSYVIISNSARRDIIGERQSFTIKNWFLEIFIKVLISTKWLYLTEDALILLLKILEFNDDKAFKIAEKLDFSKVEHELFKILLKRNRQFLRSDKNNIVKDYGLVEIFQAQPAWVSDIKEIELSQDINKIKGVLQVCYLVVRFFKYKSRSELIEIAKLFQGDNAYLNSRLISQLGMRPPINIESSINEQIEQINSATDEEIQRLCFNEQRVVISNKHSRKQRIISDLCKELVDDYLDIAIYLLDERIARHTENSEDSKELLNIIVDRAIKNPEVLRNYPSLWGHLLKECREHESELRNALLRASTGTVADQLPPFAFYGFKLNLPSEVSLLPHLVNALFNNHRRYYHDIEDHEILDFLSKQIALLVDNSMYLREMIYDLSQPQAIRYAGVIAFLLHPNGSKKLEDLKQPLIELCNPKMEYWYVRSIAICLRLLASEEDPVSKLVANSLLEATRADYKTRQCLHGLLNQWRESSHSPVQKAGVLDKWLSGAE from the coding sequence CACCCAGCTAGATTCAAACACATTCGAGCATCTTGTAAATCTAATTACGCTGCGCGTTCTTGGGCCTGGAAGTACAGGGTTTGCTCCTGGTTCCGATGGTGGAAGAGACGGATACTTTGAGGGTGAAGCACCTTATCCAAGCGAAACAGAGCGTTGGTCTGGATGTTGGTACATCCAATCAAAATTTCATAAGCCTCACCTGTCTAAAGATCCTCAAAAGTGGCTGCTAGAGAAAATTAAAGAAGAAATCAAAGAATTTGAAGATCCTGATTCTAAAAGACAATGGGCAGACAACTGGATTATTGCTACTAATATTGACCCCTCTGGAGTCCCTGAAACCGGGTCATTTGACCAAGCAAGAAAGTTAGTTACCGAAGCCTGCCCCAAATTAGAAAATCGCTTTCATATTTGGGGAGGCCGGAAAATCCTTGATTTTTTGGCATTACATTCAGAAATTAGTGACTACTATCGACACTTTCTTACGCCAGGGAAAATTCTTACAGAAATTTACAATCAAATCAAAGATGCACAGGCTGAGGTAAAAACCATCCTACGCTTCTTAGTTTTATCCCCATTTGATGACCAGCAACACACTAAGTTAGAACAGGCTGCACCACCAGGGTCAACGATAGAGCGACCGGGTATCCATGACCTTTTTATTGATCTTCCTTTTAGATCAAAGGAACACGCTCTTAAGGATTTAGTCATGCAGATGCTTGTATGTACTTCGGCAAAATGTCATCGTTTTGATGAGGAACAACTCGATACAGAAGAATGGCAACTCTGGTACAGGCATCCATCACGAGCTAGAGTTTGGTTTATAAAAGGTGGCCCCGGCCAGGGAAAATCAACTATTGGTCAATATTTCTGTCAGATTCAGCGAGCTGCACTTATCTTACAAAAGGACAGTGTGCTATCTCGTCTGGCGAGCAAATACAAAAATTTAGCCAAAGAAATTCAAAAAGTGGCTGAAAAGCATGGCTTTTGGACGGGAAAGCCTCGAATTCCAATTTCTATAGAGTTAAAAGAATTTGCTCAGTGGTTTGGACAAAAAGACAAAAGCACTTCTCGCGGAGTTTTGACCTACTTGGCTGAATGGATCAGTGTTGGAGTTGAACAACAGGTTACTACAGGAACACTTAAGCGAATCCTAGCAAGCCATAGTTGGGTAATTGTATTTGATGGACTTGATGAAGTTCCTCAAGATGTTAAGGATGCAGTTGCGTTAGAAGTATGCCGTTTTGTCGATAAAATCTCTTGTGAAGCTAACGCCGATCTTCTAACTATTTGTACCTCTCGACCGCAGGGATACTCAGACCAATTTGCAGACTTGGACAATTCCACCATTGAATTAATTAATCTTTCTCCTGATCAGGCACTAGCATGTGCTAAGCCTGTTCTTGAGTTAGAACGTTCTCCCAGTGAAGCAAAAAAGTGTTTTCAAATATTGGAATCTGCCATTGATTCTCCCGCAGTTCGTCAGTTGATGACTACGCCTTTGCAAGCACATATAATGGCAGTAGTTGTTAGGGATGGAGAAAGACCACCTGAAAGAAAGTGGAAATTATTTGCCAATTTCTACCAAGTAATAAAAAGAAGGGAAGCAAATAGGAATCTACCTGATAAGAGGTTGGCTAAACTTCTGCGTGAGCAAGATCAGCTACTCAAAACAGTTCACAACCGCCTTGGATTTGTTTTACACGCTAGGGCTGAATTGAGCAAAGGTGCTCAAACAAAGCTGGAGCGAGATGAATTTGAAAAACTTGTCACAGGTGCAGTTAAGCAAATGGTAGAGACGGAAGTAGATGAAACTATTAAAGTTTTAATGGAGGCAACGACGGATAGATTAGTTCTTGTCAGCACTCCAGATGATGGTAATCATGTACGTTTTGATATTCGTCCATTACAAGAATTTTTTGCTGCGGAGTTTCTTTATGAATCAGTAAGTGCGGAGAAGTTACGCCAACGTATAGAGATGATTGCTGGAGATGCTCACTGGCGTGAGGTTATGCATTTTCTGCTGAGTGCTCTTGTCGAGAATAATCGTCCGACAGAATTAGCAGTTACAGTTCAGGTATTAGAAAGCTTGAATGAAGGAGATCAGGAAAGCCTTCGATTACTGGGGCGACGATTGGGACGTGGAGCTATTCTCGCTGCGCGGCTACTTCAAGAAGGCGTTCTAGATGAAGATAAGCGCATTCGTCAACAGTTTCGGAAATGTCTCGAACCATTAGCTGGATTTACAGAGACAGATTTATTGCGAGGACTGATTCAGGTTAATCGCCCAGATTCACAGTCATGGTTATATAACTTCTTAATTTCACTATTACAAGATAATAATCCGACTGAAAGTATAGGTGCTGCGATTGTTTTGTCACAAATTTTGCCAGATGATCATACCAAGAAACAGGAAGTAGTTAACTTTCTTCTCGCATCACCATCTAATTATTTATCATATGTTATAATATCGAATTCAGCAAGAAGAGATATTATAGGAGAGAGGCAATCTTTTACTATAAAAAATTGGTTTTTAGAAATATTTATAAAAGTATTAATTAGCACAAAATGGTTGTATCTGACAGAAGACGCATTGATTTTATTGTTAAAGATTTTAGAGTTTAATGATGATAAAGCATTCAAAATTGCTGAAAAATTAGACTTTTCAAAAGTAGAGCATGAACTTTTTAAAATTTTATTGAAGCGGAATAGACAATTTTTACGATCAGATAAAAATAATATAGTTAAAGATTATGGTCTTGTTGAAATTTTTCAAGCACAACCTGCTTGGGTAAGCGATATTAAAGAAATTGAGTTATCCCAAGACATTAATAAAATTAAGGGCGTATTACAAGTATGTTACTTAGTTGTCCGATTTTTTAAATATAAAAGCCGTTCAGAACTGATAGAAATTGCCAAGCTCTTCCAAGGAGACAATGCTTACTTAAATTCAAGATTAATTTCTCAACTTGGGATGCGCCCTCCGATAAATATAGAAAGTTCAATAAATGAGCAAATTGAACAAATCAACTCTGCAACTGATGAGGAAATACAACGTCTGTGTTTCAATGAGCAACGAGTTGTTATTTCCAATAAACATTCAAGAAAGCAAAGAATTATCAGCGATTTGTGTAAAGAGTTAGTAGATGATTATTTAGATATAGCCATTTATCTTTTGGATGAAAGAATCGCTAGGCATACAGAAAATAGTGAAGATAGTAAAGAACTATTAAATATAATTGTTGATAGGGCTATAAAAAATCCAGAGGTATTGCGGAATTACCCCTCGCTATGGGGACATCTTTTGAAAGAATGTCGTGAACATGAAAGTGAGCTGCGAAATGCTTTGTTAAGAGCCTCTACAGGAACAGTTGCCGATCAGTTACCGCCCTTTGCTTTTTATGGATTCAAACTCAATCTACCATCAGAAGTATCTTTATTACCTCATCTAGTGAATGCCTTATTCAATAACCATAGGCGATACTATCATGACATAGAAGATCATGAAATCCTCGATTTTTTAAGTAAACAAATTGCCCTATTGGTAGACAATTCTATGTATTTGAGGGAGATGATTTATGATTTAAGCCAACCTCAAGCCATAAGATATGCTGGAGTGATAGCTTTCCTATTACATCCGAATGGAAGTAAAAAGCTAGAAGATCTAAAGCAACCATTAATTGAGTTATGTAATCCCAAAATGGAATATTGGTATGTAAGAAGTATCGCTATTTGTTTACGATTGTTGGCCTCAGAAGAAGATCCAGTTTCAAAATTGGTTGCGAATAGTTTATTAGAAGCTACAAGAGCAGATTATAAGACCAGACAATGTTTGCATGGGTTATTGAACCAATGGCGTGAAAGTTCACATTCACCTGTTCAAAAGGCAGGAGTTTTAGATAAGTGGTTATCTGGAGCAGAATAA